The stretch of DNA TGTGGTTCACCTTGCTATTGAGCAATTCCATAACGACCACGACGCCTTTTTTCTCGGCGTGTTTGGCAATTTTATCCAAGCCAACAGCACAGTTTTCGATACCTACTTCATCATCCATCCCTTTTCGGTTTCCCGAAAAACAAATGACACTTGGAATGCCAGCATCAGCTGCTTGATCAATGAGCCTTGTATACTCCTTCAGAAAGCCTTCATGGGTTTTTGGATCATTAAACCCATCGGGAATGCCAAAGAAAGAATCATTCCCCAAAGCACAGGTTAACCCATACTTTTGTAAAGTGGCCCAATCCTTGGGGCCCACCAGTTCAACAGATTTGATACCAATATCTTGCATCTGCTCACAAAATTGCTCAAGGGGGATATCACCATAGCACCATTTACAAACAGAATGCTGAAAACCAGGGGCATTAGTGGTTGAATTTTCCATTTTTTTGGTTGATTCGTCATTTGATGAGGGAGTAGCACAAGATAAAGGTAGGCCAAACGCCAACATTCCAGCGCCTAGCGTGGTCTTCCTCAATGCATCCCTACGAGAAAGTTTATCATTCATATAAACATAATTGGCTCTCTGCCCATTTTTGTGCGCTAAAGCCACCCAAAAACAGTTAGAGAAGGTAAAATGTTAAAGAGACCATACTTTTCCTCCTGTTTCCGATAGGTCGATACAGCCATTGTATGCACCCGGAATAGGATCATAGGCCAGCACTTCTGTGCCTACAGATTCGGAGGTATAATACCCCAGAATGACCAGCTGTTTCATTTCCAGATAGTAAGATTGTCCTTTTGCTTGTTTCGCATTTGTATCCACCTCTTTGAGGTACGCCAATTGTTCTGCTGCCGATAAAGCAGAAAACAGTTTACCATTTTTAGCTTGGCAAGCCTGGATCAATTGATCGATGCCTTCCCTGGCCTTCGTTTGTTGTTCCGGTTTCAGGGCCTCATTTGCTATCTGGTCAATAAAGGCTGGAACGCCCACATCAATGGCTCCGGGGCTATCCGCAGAATGAGGGAGGATGGTCTCTGCCATAGCAGTGATTTCCTTCATTTGTTCAGGCGTAAAAAATACAGGGGTAAAATCTGGTATATGTTCAGCCTGGCAGCCTTGCAAGATAGCTGTTGCCACGGAGCCACTTACGGCTATTCCCGTTAGCAATGCCGCCTGTTTTAATGCTTCCCGTCTGTTCATTATCAATTGAAGTTTAAGTTTTATAATTTAATTTAAACGTGTCATGACAGGTGTTTTTCAGTTGCCACCTACATGTTCATGCGTTTCAATTCACCAACGGCATGGTCTACTGCCCGGGCAGTGAGGGCCATGTAGGTTAAAGATGGATTCTGACAAGCAGCAGAGGTCATACAAGCACCATCAGTTACATAAACATTAGGAACAGCATGTATTTGGTTCCACTTGTTGAGGACCGACGTTTTGGGGTCGCGGCCCATCCGGGCAGTGCCCATTTCGTGAATCCCCAACCCTGGCCAAGAATTGTTATCGTAGGTTTGAACGTCTTTGAATCCGGCGGCTTCCAGCATTTCAGCGGCTGCATTCATCATGTCCGGCCTCATGTTTCTTTCGTTCTCTTTGAATTCGCAGTCGATAGTCAAGGTCGGTTGGCCAAAGATATCACGGACTTCGTGATTTAGCGTTACTTTGTTTTCGTGGTAGGGCAGGCATTCGCCAAAGGCCGTCAAGCCCATTTGCCAAGGACCTGGCTCAATGAGTTGCGCCTTGAGTTCTTCTCCGAGGGAGTAATCTAGCTCTCGAACGCCCCGCGTCCAGTTGGTGCGGCTTGCCCCACCCTGGTAACCGTAACCACGAACAAAGTCTTTCATGGTACTATCCTTGTCAATATTGCGGAAACGTGGAATATAAATACCATTGGGGCGACGACCTTTATAATACTTGTCATTAAACCCATCAAAACGACCACGGGCCCCAAGACGGAAATGGTGATCCATCAAATTATGGCCCAATTCACCACTATCATTACCCATACCATTGGGGAAACGATCGGAGGTAGAATTCATTAAAATAAAGGTGCTTCCCAGGGCCGAAGCGCAACAGAAGATCACCTTGGCATAAAATTCATGGGTTTCTTTTGTCTCCCCATCGATAATTCTGACGCCCGTTGCCTTCTTTTGGTCCGCATCATAAATGATAGAGTGTACAATGGAATGGGGGCGAAGCGTCAGGTTACCTGTCAATTCTGCAGCTGGCAAGGTGGAAGATTGGCTACTGAAATAAGCGCCATAAGGACAACCCCTGATACAACGATTTCTGAATTGGCACTTGGTTCGCCCATTATGATCCTGGGTCAGGTTGGCCACCCGGCCTATCGTCATGACCCGGCCACCAAAATTTTCAGCCACCTTTTTACTCATATGATCTTCCACACAGTTCATGTCCATGGCAGGAAGAAAATCGCTGTCTGGCAATTGGGCTAATCCTTCTGCCCTTCCGGAAATGCCCACGTGTTTTTCTACATAACTATACCAAGGTGCCAAATCCTCATAGCGGATAGGCCAATCAACACCAAAACCGTCTTTGGCATTGGATTCGAAATCCATTGGACTCCAGCGATAGGACTGGCGCCCCCATAACAGAGAGCGGC from Saprospiraceae bacterium encodes:
- a CDS encoding GMC family oxidoreductase, translating into MYFNSQGKEEVTYDAIVIGSGISGGWAAKEFAEKGLKTIVLERGRMVKHVEDYPTAHLEPWQLPRRDQLTAEALKDYEKQNRTGYTVRESTKHWWVKDTEHPYSEVKRFDWMRGYHVGGRSLLWGRQSYRWSPMDFESNAKDGFGVDWPIRYEDLAPWYSYVEKHVGISGRAEGLAQLPDSDFLPAMDMNCVEDHMSKKVAENFGGRVMTIGRVANLTQDHNGRTKCQFRNRCIRGCPYGAYFSSQSSTLPAAELTGNLTLRPHSIVHSIIYDADQKKATGVRIIDGETKETHEFYAKVIFCCASALGSTFILMNSTSDRFPNGMGNDSGELGHNLMDHHFRLGARGRFDGFNDKYYKGRRPNGIYIPRFRNIDKDSTMKDFVRGYGYQGGASRTNWTRGVRELDYSLGEELKAQLIEPGPWQMGLTAFGECLPYHENKVTLNHEVRDIFGQPTLTIDCEFKENERNMRPDMMNAAAEMLEAAGFKDVQTYDNNSWPGLGIHEMGTARMGRDPKTSVLNKWNQIHAVPNVYVTDGACMTSAACQNPSLTYMALTARAVDHAVGELKRMNM
- a CDS encoding gluconate 2-dehydrogenase subunit 3 family protein; translation: MNRREALKQAALLTGIAVSGSVATAILQGCQAEHIPDFTPVFFTPEQMKEITAMAETILPHSADSPGAIDVGVPAFIDQIANEALKPEQQTKAREGIDQLIQACQAKNGKLFSALSAAEQLAYLKEVDTNAKQAKGQSYYLEMKQLVILGYYTSESVGTEVLAYDPIPGAYNGCIDLSETGGKVWSL
- a CDS encoding TIM barrel protein, coding for MNDKLSRRDALRKTTLGAGMLAFGLPLSCATPSSNDESTKKMENSTTNAPGFQHSVCKWCYGDIPLEQFCEQMQDIGIKSVELVGPKDWATLQKYGLTCALGNDSFFGIPDGFNDPKTHEGFLKEYTRLIDQAADAGIPSVICFSGNRKGMDDEVGIENCAVGLDKIAKHAEKKGVVVVMELLNSKVNHKDYMCDHTEWGVKLVDKVASPNFKLLYDIYHMQIMEGDIIATIKKYKDYMGHYHTGGVPGRNEINETQELFYPAIMRAIRETGYDRFVAQEYIPTWDDKIAALAEGVRICTV